Genomic DNA from Candidatus Binataceae bacterium:
TCGATTTGCTCCGCAATTATTTCGACATTTCGACCCTTGATGACGAGCGCAAGCGGCGTGAGAAGGTCGCCGGCAAGATCGCGATGCTCGATCGAAGTCTGGAAGAAACGCTGCCCTATCTGTTCAGCCTACTTGGCATCGTTGAAGGTCTCGATCCGCTCGCGCAGATGGACGGGCCGATCAAGAAGCGCCGCACGCTGGAGGCGATCAAACGCATCGTGTTGCGCGAGAGCCTCAATCAGCCGCTGATGGTGATCTTCGAAGACCTCCACTGGATCGACGAAGCTACCCAGGAGTTTCTCAACCTCCTCGCCGACTCGTTAGGTACTGCAAAGATCTTACTGTTGGTGAATTACCGCCCCGAATACTCACATCAATGGAATCGCAAGACCTACTATACGCAGTTGCGGCTTGACCCGCTCGGCATTGAGAGCGCCGACGAAATGCTCACGGCGCTGCTAGGTGCCGGTTCCGACTTGCTGCCTCTTAAACGTTTAATCATCGAACGGACCGGCGCCAACCCGTTTTTCATAGAGGAGATCGTGCAGTCACTCTTCGAAGACGGCGTACTGCAGCGCAACGGTTCGGTGACGCTCGCGAAGCCAGTGAATGCGGCAAAAGTCCCCACCACGGTGCAGGCCGTGCTGGCCGCGCGTGTCGACCGCCTACCCTCCGATGAAAAGGAGTTGCTGAAGACCCTGGCAGTGCTTGGACGGGAATTTCCGATCGCCCTGGTGCGACAGGTCACGCTCAAGCCTACAGACGACCTGCACCGGATGCTTGGTCAGTTGCAGATGGCTGAGTTCATATACGAGCAGCCCGCGGCGGGCGATACGGAATACATCTTCAAGCATGCCCTGACGCAGGAGGTCGCATATAACGCGCTTTTGGTCGAGCGCCGCAAACTCCTGCATGATCGCGCCGGTCTCGCGCTGGAGTCTATCTTGGCCGATCAGTTGGATGACCATCTGGACGAACTCGCGCATCATTACAGCCGCAGCGACAACCTCGAAAAGGCGGTCGAATACCTCGGGCGGGCGGGCCAGCAGGCGTTCCAACGCTCGGCTTATACCGAGGCGATAGATCGCCTCACGGAGGCGATCGATCTGCTTCATAAGTTGCCCGATAGCCCGCAACGAGTTCAGCGTGAATTGGTCCTTCAATTGGCAGCGGGGCCAGCCTTAGTTGTTACAAAAGGAGGATGGGCTGGACTCGAAGTGGAGCGTGCCTATAACCGTGCGCGGGAACTGTGCGAGCGGTTGGGCGATCCTCCCGAGGTTTTTCCCGCCCTGCTGGGGTTGTGGGCCGTGCACGCTCTGCGAGAAGAGTTATCGCAAGCCTTTGTGATCGCCGATCAGCTTTTGCGGCTAGCGCAGGTCACGGCCGATCGAGCGTTATTGATGTATGCACAATACGCACGGGGATTTACTTCGTTCTGGATGGGAGAGTTCCTTCCCGCCCGGAAACATTTCGAAACAGCGATCGCCGGCTATGAGCCGCAGCTACATCGACAGCTAGCCTTCCTATATGGGTTTGATGTGGGAGTGCATAGCCTGTCCTACTTAGCCCTCACTCTGACCGAACTCGGATACCTCGATCAGGCTCTCGCGTGCAGCAACGAGGCCTTCGCGATAGCTCATAGGACGTCAAATCCGGTCGGTCTCGCATTTGCCGCCGGTGCTATCGGTAGTGTGCGGCAATATCGGAGGGAAACACTCGCAGTCGTAGAGAATGCGGAGATGGTGATCGCACTCAGTACCAGGCACGGGCTAACCGAAGTTCTGCCTTTGGTGATTGCCCAGCGCGGCTGGGCGCTGGCCCAGCAGGGACGCTGCAATGAGGGGGTTAGCCAGATACACGAGGTTCTCGTGGGTCTCCGCACAACCGGAGCTTCTCCCCTGGTGCTGACATACGTTCTCAATTTATTCGTGGATGCTTGCACGCGGATTGAGTC
This window encodes:
- a CDS encoding adenylate/guanylate cyclase domain-containing protein — protein: MTALFADIKGSTELMEDLDPEEARAIIDPVLKLMIDAVQRYDGYVVQSTGDGIFALFGAPVAHEDHPQRALFAALRMQEELKRYSDRIRQDGWLPLQARVGANTGEVVVRSIQTGALQTEYTPIGHTANLASRMQALAPIGSIAVTEATRGLCEGYFILKSLGPTRVKGLSEPVNVYEVMGLGPLRTRLQRAAGRGLTRFVGREHEMETLKRALEQTRAGRGQIVAVMAEPGIGKSRLFYEFKATSQFGWMVLETFSISHGKASAYLPVIDLLRNYFDISTLDDERKRREKVAGKIAMLDRSLEETLPYLFSLLGIVEGLDPLAQMDGPIKKRRTLEAIKRIVLRESLNQPLMVIFEDLHWIDEATQEFLNLLADSLGTAKILLLVNYRPEYSHQWNRKTYYTQLRLDPLGIESADEMLTALLGAGSDLLPLKRLIIERTGANPFFIEEIVQSLFEDGVLQRNGSVTLAKPVNAAKVPTTVQAVLAARVDRLPSDEKELLKTLAVLGREFPIALVRQVTLKPTDDLHRMLGQLQMAEFIYEQPAAGDTEYIFKHALTQEVAYNALLVERRKLLHDRAGLALESILADQLDDHLDELAHHYSRSDNLEKAVEYLGRAGQQAFQRSAYTEAIDRLTEAIDLLHKLPDSPQRVQRELVLQLAAGPALVVTKGGWAGLEVERAYNRARELCERLGDPPEVFPALLGLWAVHALREELSQAFVIADQLLRLAQVTADRALLMYAQYARGFTSFWMGEFLPARKHFETAIAGYEPQLHRQLAFLYGFDVGVHSLSYLALTLTELGYLDQALACSNEAFAIAHRTSNPVGLAFAAGAIGSVRQYRRETLAVVENAEMVIALSTRHGLTEVLPLVIAQRGWALAQQGRCNEGVSQIHEVLVGLRTTGASPLVLTYVLNLFVDACTRIESLDERQRTLREATAAAETLEGRSLEAETLRLKGELLLLQNGSNTAEAQSYFERAIAVARRQSAKILQLRATMRLACLLDKQGRRDEAHTMLAEIYNWFTEGFDTADLKDAKELLAQLAG